In Erigeron canadensis isolate Cc75 chromosome 8, C_canadensis_v1, whole genome shotgun sequence, the DNA window GGTTTTTAAAGCCACTTGTCTCACCTAAATAGAACACTTTCGATTTGCTGTAACTACATCAACAAACATTATTGAAAGCAACTAAAAGTGATAGGTATCCTATTTTGGTGAAAACAAACTCTATCTAATATTCAAGTTTCAATGCTTTGTTTTCTGTCAGTGTGTTATCTTCTTCAATCTGTGTACGTACATGAGTTAGACAGTTGGaacttcatttcattttaaaccTTCATTTAGAACACATGTTGTCTTCctctatgtgtatatatatcacgAATCATAAACCATAATCACTCATTAGTCTACTTacctttaacaaaaaaaaaagaaaagaagaaagaccCCTTAGTCCAATCAGCTAATCTTCAACATTATGAATAATCAGCTAATCTTCAAAATTGCGCGGGCACTATCCCTTATTATACTAAAAAAGGACTACAATCacgtttttgtttgaaaagaaCTACCATTGTACTTGAAAGTAATATTAATGTATCAAAGAGGGGTTCATAAAGCATGTGCCTTATGAATTAATATGAGTCATATTATTATGCTAGAACATTTTTAAATAGAGTCGCGCGCTTTATTGTTTTAGAGTCACTTTTGTAACTGCATCAACAAACATTATTCAAAGCAACTAAAAGTGGACACTTCATCAACACATGGCTTTATATGTGTCAGGTGATATTTCTCCTATTTTGgtgaaaaaaactttatttactATTCAAGCTTCAACACTTTGCTTTCTGTCAGTGTGTTATCTTCAATTACATGTACGTACCTGAGTTGGTCTGTTGGaacttcatttcattttaacctTTCATTTATAACATGTTTTGTCTTCCTTTATGTGTATCTATATCACGAATCATAAACCATAATCACTCATTAGTCTACTTacctttaacaaaaaaaagaaaagaagaaagaccCCTTAGTCCAATCAGCTAATCTTCAACATTATGAATAATCAGCTAATCTTCAACATTGCGCGGCCACTATCCCTTATTATACTAAAAAAGGACTACAATCacgtttttgtttgaaaagaaCTACCATTGTACTTGAAAGTAATATTAATGTATCAAAGAGGGGTTCATAGAGCATGTGCCTTATGAATTAATATGAGTCATATTATTATGCTAGAACATTTTTAAATAGAGTCGCGCGCTTTATTGTTTTAGAGTCACTTTTGTAACTGCATCAACAAACATTATTCAAAGCAACTAAAAGTGGACACTTCATCAACACATGGCTTTATATGTGTCAGGTGATATTTCTCCTATTTTGGTGAAAATAACTTTATTTACTATTCAAGCTTAAACACTTTGCTTTCTGTCAGTGTGTTGTCTTCAATCACATGTACGTACCCGAGTTGGTCTGTTGGaacttcatttcattttaacctTTCATTTATAACATGTTTGTCTTCCTTTATGTGGGCAATGGCTTTATACTTGTCAGGTGATAGGTATCCTATTTTGGTGAAAACAAACTCTATCTAATATTCAAGTTTCAATGCTTTGTTTTGTGTCAGTGTGTTGTCTTCTTCAATCTGTGTACGTACATGAGTTAGACAGTTGGaacttcatttcattttaaaccTTCATTTAGAACACATGTTGTCTTCCTCTATTATGCTAGAACATTTTTAAATAGAGTCGCGCGCTTTATTGTTTTAGAGTCACTTTTGTAACTGCATCAACAAACATTATTCAAAGCAACTAAAAGTGGACACTTCATCAACACATGGCTTTATATGTGTCAGGTGATATTTTTCCTATTTTGGTGAAAAGAACTTTATTTACTATTGAAGCTTCAACACTTTGCTTTCTGTCAGTGTGTTGTCTTCAATCACATGTACGTACCTGAGTTGGTCTGTTGGAACTTCATTACATTTAACCTTTCATTTATAACATGTTTTGTCTTcctttatgtgtatatatatcacaaatCATAAACCATAATCACTCATTAGTCTACTTacctttaacaaaaaaaagaaaagaagaaagaccCCTTAGTCCAATCAGCTAATCTTCAACATTATGAATAATCAGCTAATCTTCAACATTGCGCGGCCACTATCCCTTATTATACTAAAAAAGGACTACAATCacgtttttgtttgaaaagaaCTACCATTGTACTTGAAAGAAATATTAATGTATCAAAGAGGGGTTCATAGAGCATGTGCCTTATGAATTAATATGAGTCATATTATTATGCTAGCACATTTTTAAATAGAGTCGCGCGCTTTATTGTTTTAGAGTCACTTTTGTAACTGCATCAACAAACATTATTCAAAGCAACTAAAAGTGGACACTTCATCAACACATGGCTTTATATGTGTCAGGTGATATTTCTCCTATTTTGGTGAAAAGAACTTTATTTACTATTCAAGCTTAAACACTTTGCTTTCTGTCAGTGTGTTGTCTTCAATCACATGTACGTACCTGAGTTGGTCTGTTGGaacttcatttcattttaacctTTCATTTATAACATGTTTTGTCTTcctttatgtgtatatatatcacgAATCATAAACCATAATCACTCATTAGTCTACTTacctttaacaaaaaaaaagaaaagaagaaagaccCCTTAGTCTAATCAGCTAATCTTCAACATTATGAATAATCAGCTAATCTTCAACATTGCGCGAGCACTATCCCTTATTATACTAAAAAAGGACTACAATCacgtttttgtttgaaaagaaCTACCATTGTACTTGAAAGAAATATTAATGTATCAAAGAGAGGTTCATAGAGCATGTGCCTTATGAATTAATATGAGTCATATTATTATGCTAGAACATTTTTAAATAGAGTCGCGCGCTTTATTGTTTTAGAGTCACTTTTGTAACTGCATCAACAAACATTATTCAAAGCAACTAAAAGTGGACACTTCATCAACACATGGCTTTATATGTGTCAGGTGATATTTCTCCTATTTTGGTGAAAAGAACTTTATTTACTATTCAAGCTTAAACACTTTGCTTTCTGTCAGTGTGTTGTCTTCAATCACATGTACGTACCCGAGTTGGTCTGTTGGaacttcatttcattttaacctTTCATTTATAACATGTTTGTCTTCCTTTATGTGGGCAATGACTTTGTACTTGTCAGGTGATAGGTATCCTATTTTGGTGAAAACAAACTCTATCTAATATTCAAGTTTCAATGCTTTGTTTTGTGTCAGTGTGTTGTCTTCTTCAATCTGTGTACGTACATGAGTTAGACGGTTGGaacttcatttcattttaaaccTTCATTTAGAACACATGTTGTCTTCCTCTATTATGCTAGAACATTTTTAAATAGAGTCGCGCGCTTTATTGTTTTAGAGTCACTTTTGTAACTGCATCAACAAACATTATTCAAAGCAACTAAAAGTGGACACTTCATCAACACATGGCTTTATATGTGTCAGGTGATATTTTTCCTATTTTGGTGAAAAGAACTTTATTTACTATTGAAGCTTCAACACTTTGCTTTCTGTCAGTGTGTTGTCTTCAATCACATGTATGTACCTGAGTTGGTCTGTTGGAACTTCATTACATTTAACCTTTCATTTATAACATGTTTTGTCTTcctttatgtgtatatatatcacgAATCATAAACCATAATCACTTATTAGTCTACTTacctttaacaaaaaaaaagaaaagaagaaagaccCCTTAGTCCAATCAGCTAATCTTCAACATTATGAATAATCAGCTAATCTTCAACATTGCGCGACCACTATCCCTTATTATACTAAAAAAGGACTACAATCacgtttttgtttgaaaagaaCTACCATTGTACTTGAAAGAAATATTAATGTATCAAAGAGGGGTTCATAGAGCATGTGCCTTATGAATTAATATGAGTCATATTATTATGCTAGCACATTTTTAAATAGAGTCGCGCGCTTTATTGTTTTAGAATTACTTTTGTAACTACATCAACAAACATTATTCAAAGCAACTAAAAGTGGACACTTCATCAACACATGGCTTTATATGTGTCAGGTGATATTTCTCCTATTTTGGTGAAAAGAACTTTATTTACTATTCAAGCTTAAACACTTTGCTTTCTGTCAGTGTGTTGTCTTCAATCACATGTACGTACCTGAGTTGGTCTGTTGGaacttcatttcattttaacctTTCATTTATAACATGTTTTGTCTTcctttatgtgtatatatatcacgAATCATAAACCATAATCACTCATTAGTCTACTTacctttaacaaaaaaaaagaaaagaagaaagaccCCTTAGTGTAATCAGCTAATCTTCAACATTATAAATAATCAGCTAATCTTCAACATTGCGCGAGCACTATCCCTTATTATACTAAAAAAGGACTACAATCacgtttttgtttgaaaagaaCTACCATTGTACTTGAAAGAAATATTAATGTATCAAAGAGGGGTTCATAGAGCATGTGCCTTATGAATTAATATGAGTCATATTATTATGCTAGAACATTTTTAAATAGAGTCGCGCGCTTTATTGTTTTAGAGTCACTTTTGTAACTGCATCAACAAACATTATTCAAAGCAACTAAAAGTGGACACTTCATCAACACATGGCTTTATATGTGTCAGGTGATATTTCTCCTATTTTGGTGAAAAGAACTTTATTTACTATTCAAGCTTAAACACTTTGCTTTCTGTCAGTGTGTTGTCTTCAATCACATGTACGTACCCGAGTTGGTCTGTTGGaacttcatttcattttaacctTTCATTTATAACATGTTTGTCTTcctttatgtgtatatatatcacgAATCATAAACCATAATCACTCATTAGTCTACTTTCctttaacaaaaatagaaaagaaaaaagacccCTTAGTCCAATCAGCTGATCTTCAAAAggattattaaaatttatttattaacttaaaCATCTCCGTTTAAAATACTTAGAATACTCTTGATGAATTAATTTAGAACATAAATCCACAACTCTAAAAATAACCACACTAAcccttttatattaattatttttacaataataaccataccaccaccacctgtcacgccaccaccactatcaacTGCCGCCTCCGCCACCACCACAATGCCGCCAATACCACACCGTCGCTattaccaccaccgccgcctTATATTGCACGGGTAAAATGCTAGctagtttatataaaattaggCTGACAAACCATTGTCTTGGATAAGTGAATCACGTATAAAAACGAATTATATATAACGATTGTAACAAAACAATATACCTTATTGTAATCTATCAGTATACGTATCTATGTTTTTATTACATGAATGGCAGAAATTATAGTGTTTATGACGGATGggtataatcttttattttttataatcgTTGTAACATGAATAATTCATACCCAGAAATCTGGATTTTTCAGGAGTTATTGATGTTGGTGTTCATTTTGAAAAGCAGGGGTTAGATATAAACGGTTCGAACCCTAATAATGATATTCAAGGTGAGACGAACAATTGGGAATTCTTGTACCTAGTGAGTGGTGATGTGCCAAGCATACGGTCAACCAAGTGAAGCTTCTACTGTATATCAAGTGATGGTACCATATGATGTTTTGGCTTTGGTTTACTTACGTTGAATATCAGACCATCCgtaacaatttatctttttcaCTCTTGCATTGAATATAAGACCATAAGTAAGTAACTCTTAATGCTAtcttctacgggttttgggtcccaataccgtcttcgacgatGCATGGGGGAgtttgagatgtagacagtcttacccctaccaaaggtagagaggctgcttccatgttctaccataggtagaaaaggccttccagccttgctgggcatgaggatcgaacccttgaACCCTGTATCCAGAGACAAAGGCTACAACCACTAATCCAACCCAGCTGGTTGCCCATTGAATAAAGACAATTTGTATCTTTTTTACTCACAATTTTTCATGTCACATCATTATCatcttttcacttttttcacctttctttttttttcttagccATTTGCCTAACATTAGACCTCGTCTTTATGTAATTGAAAACACAATATAGTTAAACTAATACTAACATATACATTttactaatataaaaaataaaactacatAAGATTAAAACCATTAcatgaattaataaatatataaatagaagatatatactatataataagAAATAATAACAACTAAACTAAATTATAGTAAATTCCAACGGACTTAAAtgtcataaattttttaattttttgatcaataagttttaataatattaagataaaagaaaaaaatacacGAAAGAAGAGGATTATAAAGCCACTTGTCTCACCCAATATAACACTTTGGATATTAAAAGTTATACTCTAAGTAAGAgtacataataattaaattgaatACGACCATATCTCTCTTCCTCGTCCGATTTATATTGTGTCGAATGTcatgtttttttcttcccaCGCACGACTATACGACCTAGAAACACATCACACCCCTTTGTTGACAAAACATGTTTGAAGGAATTACGACATTTAAATTGTTCCTTTCTTAttgtttcttaattttcttttggtatgcttttttttttggttgcatttttacaaattttttttatctatgaCTTTAATACTTGGTCAAAGTGTCAAACACACAACCCACCTACACCTATGAATTTAATACTTGGTCAAAGTGTCAAACACACAACCCACCTACACCTTatgtctttatttttaattatgaacTACGACCACATATATGAGTTTGATatagatttaatatatatagttatttccCCACTCTATGTTACACAAAAGCGCAAAATACAGAACGCCGGTGTTATGCATCCCCAGGTCTAATATCACCGATCGAATCAATTTAAAGCTTTCATCTACCATATCATGTTATAATAGTGGTTTTAGCTTACCATACTTTGTTTTGATATGGTCTTTCGGTTTTCAAGTTGGCTAGTATGGATAATGTTGCTAGGGGTGTTTATTAATCAATAGGACTCATATTATTATTCTGTAACATTTAAATAGAGTcgtgtgttttatttttttagaggTCACTAGTGTAACTACATCAATAAACATTATTGCAAGCATTTAAAAATGGGCATTTCATCAACACATGGCTTTATGTGTAAGGTGATAGGTATCCTATTTTGGTGGGAAAAAAAACTCTATTTAATATTCAAGCTTTAAATTCTGTCAGTGTGTTGTCTTTAATAATGTGTACATTCCCAAGTTGTCTTtctatttgtgtatatatatcacgAATCATAAACCATAATCACTCATTACTCTACTTacgtcaaaaaaaaaaagcccatTAGTCGATCATCTAATCTTCAACACGATGAATAGATTTTTTGGATTGGGCAAGAAAGCAGATGAACATACCACCAGCCATTCTGCCGGCACCTCATCCTCCTCTGCCCCCCCTGTAtgtgtatacatatacattttatatatacatattcatacTAGTCTTACTACTCATGTATATatggttatttttttattttttattttactatttattataaCTAAAGTCATGCActaaaacttataattattgatcttagattaattaattatttgggACATTCACACATTAACTTGGTAATCCAATCTCTATTATTTGAATATGAATATAAGAAATGAAAAACGTGTTTAATCTTTGTAAATATCTCATAAAATCGTtgtaaaatcattaaaacataacatgtggatttcaaaaaatCTTTTACTTAATTAATAGTTTATAGTAGATATATATCTAGTTAATATTACAGTAATATATACCTATATAATggagtaaataaataataaaaaaaaaaaggaaaaatgaatGGGTAAGTTGTCACTAAAAAAATTGTATCATATTAAATAAGGTGGAAGGTCAAGTTGACATGTGTTTCATACAAAAAAAAGTGACAGATGTATGTGTTAAAACCAAATCATATCTCACCAAAACCATGTGTTGgatatgttttaaaataaacctatctttttctttttcttttcctgaCTTCCAACATTTTCTGCATCTCCCAAATCTATCTTGATCAACTCCCCTCTATCTTTTTCtcaaatacacacacactttATCTTTTTTTGGTCTATAGCCACCGATTCATATTCTATGATATTTGTCTTTTAGGATTAATTTGTCATCATCTTTTTTCTGTAAATTGAGGAAGCACATTCGTTGTTGTTATTACCGACGGTTGTTCCAACAACTCTGACCACCACAACCCGACCCGTATTTATTAAAATCTTTAAACCACTATCGCCGctaattttttattgtttttatataggTTGATCATCCGCAAATGATTGCCGATCAACAAGAGCAACGACTTCGCGAGATGTTTGAATCACTTGACAATCTCCCCGCGTATGTGTGGGGTTTCGCTAAGGGTTTAGTTGCTTCCGAGCAACTCAATACCCAAGTAAAGGATTTAGAAAATGACAATCCATTGAAGCAACTTGCAGACTTGCTTTCTCAGGTTAttcctttttcatttaatatcaATATAGATATACTTATGCATGTTtaattctaataataataaaataatttgatgCTTAGAATTCTACTTTGAATgagatattttaataattttaatatatataggcCATGAATAATATGCGGCGAGATCTTAAAAGCGAGGTGGAAGAGGAGCTAAGGGGGCTACGAGGGTTTGATCTTACAGACTTATGTGATAAGGCGAACCGACTTGAAGATATTGCTGACAGTCTTGGTAACATTAGCAATGAGCTTGCTCGTTATCGATTTAATGAACAACCTGGTCCACTTGAGCTAGACTTATTTACGCAACTCATGTTAACGGTTCTTGAAGTTACAAAAGCTCGTAAGAATCTTAAGAAGGTGTCGAAGCAAATGACCAAAGCATGTGATAACATAAAAGAAGGTTGACCAGTGATGTATATCATTTGATTCGTGGACTCACATGTTTGGAAGTTGGAAGCTCAAGGATTggtcaattttattttatgtgcATGGAGCCTAGCTAAATAAGTTACACGTATGCCCACgtgatgtttttcctttttaattatttgcatTGTTAGGTGAATAATTAGTAATGGGTTCTCCCAT includes these proteins:
- the LOC122579993 gene encoding uncharacterized protein LOC122579993 isoform X2 is translated as MIADQQEQRLREMFESLDNLPAYVWGFAKGLVASEQLNTQVKDLENDNPLKQLADLLSQAMNNMRRDLKSEVEEELRGLRGFDLTDLCDKANRLEDIADSLGNISNELARYRFNEQPGPLELDLFTQLMLTVLEVTKARKNLKKVSKQMTKACDNIKEG
- the LOC122579993 gene encoding uncharacterized protein LOC122579993 isoform X1; translated protein: MNRFFGLGKKADEHTTSHSAGTSSSSAPPVDHPQMIADQQEQRLREMFESLDNLPAYVWGFAKGLVASEQLNTQVKDLENDNPLKQLADLLSQAMNNMRRDLKSEVEEELRGLRGFDLTDLCDKANRLEDIADSLGNISNELARYRFNEQPGPLELDLFTQLMLTVLEVTKARKNLKKVSKQMTKACDNIKEG